The following coding sequences are from one Arthrobacter sp. 24S4-2 window:
- a CDS encoding shikimate dehydrogenase, whose protein sequence is MSNRAESFLVGLVGDGVMPSLTPHMHEREGDVQGLRYLYRPIDLLELGLPGESVGELLRSAHRLGFNGLNITHPCKQLVLEHLDEVAPDARRLGAVNTVTILDGRFTGHNTDFSGFAAALASGLPDAKLDHVVQLGAGGAGSAVAYALLTAGVRHLDLVDTDAARCAARAAELAGFFPDSTIAARTTAELPRLMPLADGLVHCTPVGMAAHPGVPLDLALLEPRHWVADIVYRPIETELVREARAKGCEVLDGGRMAVGQAADAFRIFTGLEADADRMRSHFLELVAAEEVAA, encoded by the coding sequence ATGAGCAATCGAGCAGAGTCCTTTCTGGTGGGCCTCGTAGGTGATGGCGTCATGCCGTCGCTGACGCCCCACATGCACGAGCGCGAAGGCGATGTGCAGGGCCTGCGGTACCTCTACCGCCCCATCGACCTCCTTGAACTGGGCCTGCCGGGCGAATCCGTAGGCGAGCTCCTGCGCAGCGCCCACCGCCTCGGTTTCAACGGGCTGAACATCACGCACCCCTGCAAGCAGCTGGTGCTCGAGCACCTCGACGAAGTCGCCCCGGACGCCCGCCGCCTCGGCGCCGTCAACACCGTGACCATCCTGGACGGGCGCTTCACCGGCCACAACACCGACTTCTCCGGCTTCGCGGCCGCCCTCGCCTCCGGACTTCCGGACGCCAAGCTCGACCACGTGGTCCAGCTGGGTGCCGGCGGCGCCGGGTCCGCCGTCGCCTACGCCCTGCTCACCGCGGGCGTCCGCCACCTTGACCTTGTGGACACGGATGCGGCCCGCTGCGCCGCCCGCGCCGCCGAACTGGCCGGGTTCTTCCCGGACAGCACCATTGCGGCCCGCACGACGGCGGAGCTGCCGCGGCTGATGCCGCTCGCCGACGGCCTGGTGCACTGCACCCCCGTGGGCATGGCCGCCCACCCGGGCGTCCCGCTGGACCTGGCCCTGCTGGAACCGCGGCACTGGGTGGCGGACATTGTCTACCGCCCGATCGAAACCGAACTGGTCCGCGAAGCCCGCGCCAAGGGCTGCGAGGTGCTGGACGGCGGCCGCATGGCAGTGGGCCAGGCAGCGGACGCGTTCAGGATCTTCACAGGCCTGGAGGCCGACGCGGACCGCATGCGGTCCCACTTCCTGGAACTCGTGGCCGCGGAAGAAGTGGCTGCCTGA
- a CDS encoding MFS transporter, which produces MSQTLPSTTPGTVAPAGTPKKAALASFLGSAVEYYDFFIFGSAAALIFPHVFFPSADANAAIMSFATFGFAYVARPVGAVILGHFGDRVGRQKVLMFTLVLMGASTFVIGCLPDFSTVGWWAPALLVLARLCQGLSAAGEQAGASSMTLEHAPDNRRSFFTSWTLTGTQGGQILAALVFIPVLALPDEIKYGIGWRIPFWLSAVVVAVAFFIRRTLHEPPAFAEAQKSAAISKLPVADLLKHHWRDVLRVVACAFIAAVSTVFGTLAISYAKTVAGVDGTTTLWLVVGANFVALGTQPLFGMLSDKIGRKPVFIYGAVASAILTPVFLLSLESGSVPLMFLAAIGFFSFGYAASNAVWPSFYAEMFSTKVRFSGLAIGTQLGFLMAGFAPAIVAAMGGIKPGGWVQISIFTAVICAVAAVSALTAKESFRTPTRELGLK; this is translated from the coding sequence ATGAGCCAGACACTCCCGTCCACGACGCCGGGCACCGTTGCACCGGCCGGGACCCCGAAAAAGGCAGCCCTCGCCAGCTTCCTGGGAAGCGCCGTCGAGTACTACGACTTCTTCATCTTTGGTTCGGCCGCCGCGCTGATCTTCCCGCACGTGTTCTTCCCCAGTGCTGATGCCAATGCCGCCATCATGTCCTTCGCCACCTTCGGCTTCGCCTACGTGGCCCGCCCGGTTGGCGCCGTCATCCTGGGCCACTTCGGCGACCGCGTGGGCCGCCAGAAGGTCCTCATGTTCACCCTGGTGCTGATGGGTGCATCAACGTTCGTCATCGGCTGCCTTCCCGACTTCAGCACGGTGGGCTGGTGGGCTCCGGCCCTGCTGGTGCTGGCGCGCCTCTGCCAGGGCCTCTCCGCAGCGGGCGAGCAGGCCGGCGCCTCCTCCATGACCCTGGAACACGCCCCGGACAACCGGCGCTCCTTCTTCACGTCCTGGACCCTCACCGGCACCCAGGGCGGCCAGATCCTCGCAGCCCTCGTCTTCATCCCCGTGCTCGCTCTGCCCGATGAGATCAAGTACGGCATCGGCTGGCGCATCCCGTTCTGGCTCAGCGCAGTCGTGGTCGCGGTTGCCTTCTTCATCCGCCGCACCCTGCATGAGCCGCCGGCATTCGCCGAAGCCCAGAAGTCCGCAGCCATCTCCAAGCTGCCGGTTGCCGATCTGCTGAAGCACCACTGGCGCGACGTGCTCCGCGTTGTGGCCTGCGCCTTCATCGCCGCCGTATCAACCGTGTTCGGCACCCTCGCCATCAGCTACGCCAAGACCGTGGCCGGCGTGGACGGCACCACCACCCTGTGGCTGGTGGTCGGCGCGAACTTCGTGGCCCTGGGCACCCAGCCCCTGTTCGGCATGCTGTCGGACAAGATCGGTCGCAAGCCCGTCTTCATCTACGGCGCCGTTGCCAGCGCCATCCTGACGCCCGTCTTCCTGCTGAGCCTCGAATCCGGCAGCGTTCCGCTCATGTTCCTTGCCGCCATCGGCTTCTTCTCCTTCGGCTACGCAGCCTCCAACGCCGTCTGGCCGTCCTTCTACGCCGAGATGTTCAGCACCAAGGTCCGGTTCTCCGGCCTGGCGATCGGCACGCAGCTGGGCTTCCTGATGGCCGGCTTCGCCCCGGCAATCGTGGCGGCAATGGGCGGCATCAAGCCCGGCGGCTGGGTCCAGATCAGCATCTTCACGGCGGTCATCTGCGCAGTCGCAGCGGTTTCCGCCCTCACGGCCAAGGAATCCTTCAGGACCCCCACCCGGGAGCTCGGCCTGAAGTAA
- a CDS encoding bifunctional sugar phosphate isomerase/epimerase/4-hydroxyphenylpyruvate dioxygenase family protein, producing the protein MRTGIATVCLSGTLREKMQACAIAGFDGIEIFEQDLVTSSLSPEDVRTMAADLGLTLDLYQPFRDFDSVPEDLLAANLRRAEAKFRLMSRLGMDTILVCSNVGTASIDDDALRAEQLSRLAGLAGDHGVKVAYEALAWGKYVNDYEHAHRLVQTVDHPNLGTCLDSFHILSRDWDTAPIEAFNADKIFFVQVADAPKLSMDVLSWSRHYRVFPGEGQFELAKFMGHVVRAGYIGPVSLEVFNDVFRQSDVERTAVDAMRSLIWLEEQSAKWLDSNAPAGAGGVGTVVSGPAAPGRRRYPMELATLPQVAEPAGFNFAEVKAADTAGLEKVLGQLGFEFNGRHRTKDVQLWTMGHARVIINEQDPSGPDAADGAAAVGASAGSAPVIAALGFDVDSPVIAAARAQQLKAPAVPRKSQANEEVFQGFAAPDSTEIFLCQGSPDGTAAWIGEFGELGEFGPGLEVPAAGARNAVIDHVNLAQPWQHFDEAVLFYTSALALEPQPFAEVPSPSGLVRSQVMLTADRAVRLVLNLAPVIQQDGADAGTDHRKTYQEHIAFAVDDLVATARAARDRGLDFLQIPANYYEDLDARFDLDPAFLATLRELNLLYDRDADGEFLHFYTATVGSVFFEMVERRGGYDGYGAPNAPVRHAVQYDHLHQLKRTT; encoded by the coding sequence ATGCGCACCGGGATCGCCACGGTGTGCCTGTCCGGCACGCTGAGGGAAAAAATGCAGGCGTGTGCCATTGCCGGCTTCGACGGAATCGAAATCTTCGAGCAGGACCTCGTTACGTCCTCCTTGAGCCCCGAGGATGTCCGGACGATGGCCGCGGATCTGGGCCTGACCCTGGACCTCTACCAGCCGTTCCGCGATTTCGACAGCGTTCCCGAGGACCTCCTCGCCGCCAACCTCCGCCGGGCCGAGGCCAAGTTCAGGCTGATGTCCCGCCTGGGCATGGACACCATCCTGGTCTGCTCCAACGTGGGCACCGCCAGCATTGACGATGACGCCCTGCGCGCCGAGCAGCTGTCCCGGCTGGCCGGGCTCGCCGGTGACCACGGCGTCAAGGTGGCCTACGAGGCACTCGCCTGGGGCAAGTACGTCAACGACTACGAGCACGCCCACCGGCTGGTGCAAACGGTGGACCACCCCAACCTCGGCACCTGCCTGGATTCCTTCCACATCCTGTCCCGCGACTGGGACACGGCACCCATCGAGGCCTTCAACGCGGACAAGATCTTCTTCGTCCAGGTGGCCGACGCCCCCAAGCTCTCCATGGATGTACTGTCCTGGAGCCGGCACTACCGGGTGTTCCCGGGCGAGGGCCAGTTCGAGCTCGCCAAATTCATGGGCCACGTGGTCCGCGCCGGGTACATCGGGCCGGTCTCGCTGGAAGTCTTTAACGACGTCTTCCGGCAGTCCGACGTCGAACGCACCGCCGTCGACGCCATGCGGTCGCTGATCTGGCTGGAGGAACAAAGCGCCAAATGGCTGGACTCTAACGCCCCTGCGGGTGCAGGTGGCGTGGGTACTGTTGTTAGTGGGCCTGCAGCCCCTGGCCGCCGTCGATATCCGATGGAACTGGCCACCCTCCCGCAGGTGGCCGAACCCGCCGGCTTCAACTTCGCCGAGGTGAAGGCCGCGGACACCGCAGGCCTCGAGAAGGTGCTGGGCCAGCTGGGATTCGAGTTCAACGGCAGACACCGCACCAAGGACGTGCAATTGTGGACCATGGGCCACGCACGCGTGATCATCAACGAGCAGGATCCGTCCGGGCCGGACGCGGCAGACGGCGCGGCCGCCGTGGGTGCCTCCGCCGGTTCCGCCCCCGTCATCGCCGCCCTCGGCTTCGACGTCGATTCGCCCGTGATCGCCGCCGCCCGCGCCCAGCAGCTTAAGGCCCCGGCCGTGCCGCGCAAGAGCCAGGCCAACGAGGAAGTGTTCCAAGGCTTCGCCGCACCGGATTCCACCGAGATCTTCCTGTGTCAGGGGAGCCCGGACGGCACAGCTGCGTGGATTGGTGAATTCGGCGAGCTTGGTGAATTCGGCCCAGGGCTCGAGGTTCCTGCCGCCGGCGCCCGCAATGCCGTGATTGACCACGTGAACCTCGCGCAGCCGTGGCAGCACTTTGACGAAGCCGTGCTGTTCTATACCAGCGCCCTGGCCCTGGAACCGCAGCCGTTCGCGGAGGTGCCCAGCCCCAGCGGGCTGGTCCGCTCCCAGGTGATGCTCACTGCAGACCGCGCCGTGCGCCTGGTGCTGAACCTGGCGCCCGTCATCCAGCAGGACGGAGCGGACGCCGGTACCGACCACCGGAAGACGTACCAGGAGCACATCGCCTTCGCCGTGGACGACCTCGTGGCCACCGCCCGGGCCGCCCGCGACCGCGGCTTGGACTTCCTGCAGATCCCCGCGAACTACTACGAGGACCTGGACGCGCGCTTCGACCTGGACCCTGCGTTCCTGGCCACCCTCCGGGAACTGAACCTCCTGTACGACCGCGATGCCGACGGCGAATTCCTGCACTTCTACACCGCCACCGTTGGCAGCGTGTTCTTCGAAATGGTGGAACGCCGCGGCGGCTACGACGGCTACGGCGCCCCCAACGCCCCGGTCCGGCACGCCGTCCAGTACGACCACCTGCACCAGCTGAAGCGCACCACCTGA
- a CDS encoding IclR family transcriptional regulator, with amino-acid sequence MVGKALGLLVLLGDEPRGASAAELSRRAELPFSTTYRLLGSLTRDGFVDYEPDGRRYHLGLRVFQLGQRVSNHHGFAGSALPILRRVTEKTGEATILSVRDGNHHLTVNKVDGPQTFRVTSDPGHLGALHTTSVGKALVAFAEDSERVRLLEELELEPLTEFSITDRDAFRADIEQVRRRGYAVMDEENELGMRAVAVPVFNAQGYAFASLATAVPVFRLSMEDLVALVPVLQEAASELSARLPQR; translated from the coding sequence ATGGTGGGCAAGGCCCTGGGCCTGCTGGTGCTGCTGGGCGACGAGCCCCGGGGCGCCAGTGCGGCGGAGCTGTCACGCCGGGCTGAGCTGCCGTTCAGCACCACTTACCGGCTGCTGGGCTCGCTCACGCGGGACGGCTTTGTGGACTACGAACCGGACGGCCGCCGCTACCACCTGGGCCTGCGCGTCTTCCAGTTGGGCCAGCGCGTATCCAACCACCACGGTTTTGCCGGCAGCGCCCTGCCCATCCTGCGCCGCGTCACCGAAAAGACCGGCGAAGCCACCATCCTCTCCGTGCGCGACGGAAACCACCACCTCACCGTCAACAAGGTGGACGGCCCGCAGACCTTCCGCGTCACCAGTGACCCGGGGCACCTGGGCGCCCTCCATACCACCTCGGTGGGCAAGGCCCTGGTGGCGTTCGCCGAGGATTCCGAGCGAGTGCGCCTCCTGGAGGAACTGGAGCTTGAGCCGCTCACGGAATTTTCCATCACGGACCGGGATGCCTTCCGCGCCGATATCGAGCAGGTCCGCCGCCGCGGCTATGCCGTCATGGATGAGGAAAACGAACTGGGCATGCGTGCCGTCGCCGTTCCCGTCTTCAATGCCCAGGGCTATGCGTTTGCATCCCTGGCCACGGCCGTGCCGGTCTTCCGGCTCAGTATGGAGGACCTGGTGGCCCTGGTTCCCGTGCTCCAGGAGGCCGCATCCGAGCTGTCCGCCAGGCTGCCGCAGCGGTGA